One Lepus europaeus isolate LE1 chromosome 4, mLepTim1.pri, whole genome shotgun sequence genomic window, CGTGCTCAGCCAGTGCCGCACCTCCCGCCACCTGCCGGGCTGCACACCTGCTGGGTTCCCCGACCCCAGATCCGCCACCAACACAGGGAACAGGAAGTCTGCGGGGACCCTGAGGGGTGGTGGGTGTGTGCGTGCCAGCGTGCGTGGCAGGGCCACGTGTCTCCTTCCCAGTGCCGCTTGCACAGGTGGGGGCCCCGTCTGAGCAGTACGTGTGACCCCGGGTCTCAGCGTGGCCACGTGTGACTGCTGCAGGACCCCGTGGCTGAGTGTGACCACATGTATGACTGTGGGACCCCACATCTGAGCGTGCCCCCGTGTGACTGGTGTAGGACCCCGCGTCTGAGCGTGCTCACATGTATGGCCTGTCTGAGCGTGCCCACGCGTGTGCCTGGCGTGTGGGACACTATCTGAGCGTGCCCACGCGTGTGACTGGGTGTGGGACACTGTATCTGAGCGTGCCCACGCGTGTGCCTGGCGTGTGGGACACTATCTGAGCGTGCCCACGCGTGTGACTGGGTGTGGGACACTGTATCTGAGCGTGCCCACGCGTGTGCCTGGCGTGTGGGACACTATCTGAGCGTGCCCACGCGTGTGACTGGGTGTGGGACACTGTATCTGAGCGTGCCCACGCGTGTGCCTGGGTGTGGGACACTGTATCTGAGCGTGCCCACGCGTGTGCCTGGGTGTGGGACACTATCTGAGCGTGCCCACGCGTGTCCCCGCAGGCCTCCCGGAGCAGTACTACAGCCTCACCTGGTTCGTGAGCCCCATCCTTGGCCTCATCTTCACGCCGCTCATCGGCTCGGCGAGTGACCGCTGCACCCTGAGCTGGGGCCGCCGGCGCCCCTTCATCCTGGCGCTGTGCGTGGGCGTCCTCGTGGGCGTGGCGCTCTTCCTCAACGGCTCGGCCATAGGTGAGCGGGGTGGGAACGCTGGGGGCGCCCGGCACAGGCGCGTTTCCTGTTGTGAGCGTATCTGACCCCGCGTCCTGTTTCCAGCAGGCTCTCGTCTTTTGTTCTTCTCTCGGACGGGGTGTCGGGAACGCCCGGGgcgcgtggtgtgtgtgtgtcacactcCTGTCTGCGTGCTGGGTTTACTCTGTTTCCGCCGACGCCCGGTGCGTGGGAACCGCTTCTGCCCCGGgcgccctgggagccctgggagccccTGCCTCCCGGGCTGGAGCAGGAAGCCGCCGGCCCAGGAGCCTCCTGGGTGggggtgcccctcccccactcggGGCAGACCCAGCGTCGCCTCCCTGAGTCCCGCCCCGGTGCCCCGGTGCCGGCGGTCTGCTGGGCACTGCGGCCCACATCGTCCTGCTTGTGCCGAGGGGGGAGCAGACGCACGGGGAGCGAGACGGCTCTCCAGGCCACCCTGGGGAGGTCCTGCCCCCTGCGACCTGGACACGGTGACTTGGGCGCCTGGGTCCTGCCCCGTGGCCACAGACCTAGCTTCCTGGCCGAAGCCCCTGCTTCTGTGCCCACCCTGGCGCAGGCCGTGTGGGTTCAGCCCATCACGGGGATTTGGCGCTGGGCCTGGGTCCCAGGACGGCACCTCACTGGCATGAGGGGAGGCCCGGCTCTGCTGGTCAGGGCGCACCTGGGCAGGTGCAGCGGCACCCCAGGTGGCTCAGGAGCCGGGGATGGGAGGCCGCTTCCCCTTGAGCTGCACGCTGTGGCCTGGACGGCTCCGGAAGCCTCTGTGTCTCCGTTGGCTCTcgaggggagaggtgggggcaCAGAGGACTGTCCCATCTCGGAGGGACGTGGAGCCTGAGCGAGCTCGGAGGGCGGTGCGCACAGCAGTAGGTGTGCTGGCCTTGCCGGGTCCGAGGGTGGCTTCCCTGGGCGAGGGTGGGGGCTGCCCCCGCTCCCACTGCCCCCCAGGCTGAGGCTGGTCGGCTCTGGCTCTGACCACCCTCTGTGTGCTCTGTCCAGGCCTGGCCCTCGGCGATGTCCCGAACCAGCAGCCCATTGGCATTGTCCTCACCGtgctgggggtggtggtgctggACTTCAGCGCGGACGCCAccgaggggcccatccgcgcctaCCTGCTGGACGTGGTGGACAGCGAGGAGCAGGACATGGCCCTCAACATCCACGCCTTCTCCGCCGGTGAGcaccccggggcgggggcggccggggTGTCCGGGCCTGGGACCTCGCGCTcacccagggcagcagctggCTCCCCTCTGGTCCCGTGCTCCCTGCCTCGCTCAGCGGCCCTCTGTGGTTCGGTTCTCAGACCTGGGCCCAGCTGGCTCTCTGGTCTCATGCTGTTCTCTGTGCAGCATCCCCAGGTCGAGGCCCAGTGCGCCGAGccgtggccctgggccctggcaccgGCCGGCAGCCGCCCCAGGGACGCCCCCCGCCGCTCACTGCCGCTCCTCTCTCCCCGCTCAGGTCTGGGCGGGGCCATCGGCTACGTGCTGGGGGGGCTGGACTGGACGCAGACCGTGCTGGGCGACTGGTTCAGGACGCAGAACCAGGTGCTCTTCTTCTTCGCCGCCATCATCTTCACCGTGTCGGTGGCCCTGCACCTGTTCAGCATCGCGGAGGAGCAGTACAGCCCGCCGCAGGACCGGAGCCCCGAGGCGGCCAGCGCCAAGCTCGGGGGCCCCCTCGCACCCGCCGCCCGCCTCAGCGCCCTGGACGGCGGCCCCCCGTTCCCGGACGAGGTGCAGTCGGAGCACGAGCTCCCGCTGGACTACCTGGACGTGGACATCGTGCGCAGCAAGAGCGACTCGGTGCTGCACGTGCCCGACGCCGCGCTGGACATGGAGCCCGAGCTGCTGTTCCTGCACGGCATCGAGCCGTCCATCTTCCACGACGGCTCCTACCCCGGCACCCCCCGGAgcaccagccaggagctgggcaaggCCCGGCTGCCCCGTCTCTGCACGCTGCTCAGGGAACACGCCACGGAGGACGACACCTTGCTCGACAGGCACGCGCAGGAAGCCAAAGTCCCCAACGGCAGCGGCTCTGCGCCCGGAGACGCCCTCGGCAGCTGCACCAGGGCGGACGCGAAGGCCGCGGCCGCGCCGGGCTCCGTGCGCCGCCGCCGGCACGTGTTCCGCCGGCAGGCCTCCAGCACCTTCTCCTACTACGGCAAGATCGGCTCCCACCGCTACCGGCACCGGCGCGCCAACGCCGTGGTGCTCATCAAGCCGTCGCGCAGTATGAGCGACCTGTACGACATGCAGAAGCGGCAGCGCCAGCGGCAGCGCCAGCGGCACCAGAGCGGGGCCACCACCTCCAGCGGGGACACGGAGAGCGAGGAGGGCGAGGGCGAGACCACCGTGCGCCTGCTCTGGCTGTCCATGCTGAAGATGCCCAGGGAGCTGACGCGCCTCTGCCTGTGCCACCTGCTCACCTGGTTCTCCGTCATCGCCGAGGCCGTCTTCTACACCGACTTCATGGGCCAGGTCATCTTCAAAGGGAACCCCAAGGTGAGCCCCCGCCTCGGCGCCCGCGTGCAGGGGGGCTTGCGGGGGGGGGGACACCGAGTGAGCCCCGAGGGGCACAGCCACGGGTGCCAAGCACTTGACAAGGAGCAGGAGGCACTTCCGGGGCCCCAGTGGATGTGGCCTGAGCCATCTGCGGCCTTGCACCAGACCCCAGAGCCCGGAGCCTGAAGGGGAGAAAGCCGCGTCCCTGCTGCCGGGCTCGCGGGCCCACACCGAGCTGTGTCCCCCGCCTGGCTCGGGGTTGGGGGTGCAATGGCCGCCATGTGCACAcgggggtctctgccacccgccCCGACCAGCCGGCCTCCCCTggtggctgggggcagaggcacCGGCCTGGGCCGGGGCTGCCCCTTCACACACAGTGCCCTGCCCACACCTCACTCTGGCCTCTCTCTGGCACAGGCCCCCTCCAACTCGACGGACTGGCACGCCTACAATGCCGGCGTGAAGacgggctgctggggcctggtcATCTACGCGGCCACCGGTGCTATTTGCTCAGGTGAGAAGCCGGGGGCATGGGGACCCTGACGTGGTGCTGAACGGGCCTTCCCCCAGCCGGAGAGAGTGGCCACCGAGGGCTGCACACGTGCGTGGGGGGGTGCGTGTTGTCTGGGCCCAGTCTGCTCGTGTGTAGAGGGGTGTTGGCTGGGCcccgggctgtgtgtgtgtatgggtgcgTGTTGGCTGGGCCCcgggctgcgtgtgtgtgtgtgtggggggggttggTTGTGCCCtgggctgcgtgtgtgtgtggggggggtgttggctgggccccgggctgcgtgtgtgtgtgtgggggggggtgttggctgggccctgggctgcgtgtgtgtgtgtggggggtgttggctgggccccgggctgcgtgtgtgtgtgtgtgggggggtgttggctgggccctgggctgtgtgtgtgtgtggggggggtgttgGCTGGGCccccggctgtgtgtgtgtgtgtgggggggtgttggTTGTGCCCtgggctgcgtgtgtgtgtgggggtgtgtgtgttggcTGGGCCCcggctgcgtgtgtgtgtgggggtgtgtgtgtgttggctggGCCCCGGCTGCgtgtggggggggtgtgtgtaggggggtgtTGACTGGCCCtgggctgcgtgtgtgtgtggggggtgtgtgtgtgtgttggctggGCCCCGGCTGCGTGTGGGGGGAGTGTGTGTAGGGGGGTGTTGACTGGCCCCGGCTGCGTGTGGGGGGTTGTGTGTAGGGGGGTGTTGGCTGGCCCCCGGCTgcgtgggggtgtgggggtgtgggggtgttggctgggccccagctgcgtgtgtgtggggtgtgtgtaggggggtgtTGACTGGCCCtgggctgcgtgtgtgtgtgtggggggtgttgactggccctgggctgcgtgtgtgtggggtgtgttggctgggccccgggctgtgtgtgtgtgggggggtgggtgtTGGCTGGGCCCCggactgcgtgtgtgtgtggggtgtgtgttgaCTGGCCCcgggctgcgtgtgtgtgtgtgtggggtgtgttggctgggccccgggctgtgtgtgtgtggggtggggggtgttggcTGGCcccgggctgtgtgtgtgtgtgtgggggggtgttggctgggccctgggctgcgtgggggggggggtgttggctGGCCCcgggctgcg contains:
- the SLC45A4 gene encoding solute carrier family 45 member 4, with product MRMAPQNADPESMQVQELPVSPPELHKPGAPEAEPRDETVSEGSIDRIPTRLWVMHGAVMFGREFCYAMETALVTPILLQIGLPEQYYSLTWFVSPILGLIFTPLIGSASDRCTLSWGRRRPFILALCVGVLVGVALFLNGSAIGLALGDVPNQQPIGIVLTVLGVVVLDFSADATEGPIRAYLLDVVDSEEQDMALNIHAFSAGLGGAIGYVLGGLDWTQTVLGDWFRTQNQVLFFFAAIIFTVSVALHLFSIAEEQYSPPQDRSPEAASAKLGGPLAPAARLSALDGGPPFPDEVQSEHELPLDYLDVDIVRSKSDSVLHVPDAALDMEPELLFLHGIEPSIFHDGSYPGTPRSTSQELGKARLPRLCTLLREHATEDDTLLDRHAQEAKVPNGSGSAPGDALGSCTRADAKAAAAPGSVRRRRHVFRRQASSTFSYYGKIGSHRYRHRRANAVVLIKPSRSMSDLYDMQKRQRQRQRQRHQSGATTSSGDTESEEGEGETTVRLLWLSMLKMPRELTRLCLCHLLTWFSVIAEAVFYTDFMGQVIFKGNPKAPSNSTDWHAYNAGVKTGCWGLVIYAATGAICSALLQKYLDNYDLSVRVIYVLGTLGFSVGTAIMAMFPNVYVAMVTISTMGIVSMSISYCPYALLGHYHDIKEYVHHSPGNSKRGFGIDCAILSCQVYISQILVASALGGVVDAMATVRVIPTVASVGSFLGFLTATFLVIYPEVSDEAKEEQKGLSCPPAGEGRDGEKPTALKLSRSEGLQGPVQTESMV